The genome window TGATGCATTTTTAGAAACTAAGAGGGTTCAGCTTGCAAATATTGATCGTCAAATAAATTTTCTAAAAAATAATACGGTAGTTGCAAAAGAACAGCAGATGGAATATTTAAAGTCTATACAAATTCCGCGTATAGACAGGCAAATAACATATATGCGCGAGGTTACCATACCTGAAGCAAAACGAAACATATCCGTGATAGATAATATAAACATACCATCTGTAGAAACAAATATCGCACTAAACAAACAAAGGCTAAAGGCGTATGAGGCCAAACTTGAAGAACTTCAAGCAAATAAAAATATAAAGATGGGCGAAAATTTAATACTTAAACAAATGCTGGAGCAGGGTTTTTATAGTCAAATTACAAATTTGGAACAAGGCATAATATCTCTTGAGCAACAAAAAGAGGTGTTGCTGACGCAAACCAAACCTAATGCACAAGATAGATTGGATAGGCTCGCTAGTGTAGAGCTAGAGAATATGCAGGCTGAAAAGGATACTATAATAAACGATAGGTTGCCGACACTACAAAGAGAGCTGGTAAATTTACAAATAGAGGAGCTAAATAAACTCTTGGACCAAAGATCTCTCGTTGAGCTTTCGCTTAATCCCTATAACTATCAAAATACTCAAATAGTTTCCGATATAGTCGTATCAAGAAACCCAGTTAAGCCAAAAAAGGCAATTATTATAGCGATCGCATTTTTGTCAAGCTTGATGCTTTCAATTTTTGGAGTTCTTGTTTATGATTCTATAAAAAATAGGATAAATAAAGAAAAAGAAATTTAAAATAGAGGGCTAAGTTGCCCTCTATTTTTACAGCTTCCCGCCTTCAACGACGAGAGATTCTGGATTTACGCTATCGCCGTAGATCGGTTTTAGCGTAGCGTCGTAGTTTTTGTGGAAGAAATTTTCCTTGCCAAGCTCCACGATTTCGTTATTTAGCCACTCAAGTAGCGCTTTGTTGCCTTTTTTGACCGCAGGAGCGATGACGTCAACCTCGCCTAGGGCTTCGATACCGACGGTAAAGCCAGGATTTTCTTTAGCCCACGCAAAAAGCAGAGCGTTATCGTGCGCTAGCGCCGCGCCTCTTTTATCGACCAAAGCGGCGAAGGTTTCGGTGTTTTGGTCGTATTTTATAAGCTCGATGTCAGGGTGATTTTTCGTAAAATACGCGTCCGCGGTCGTGCCTTTATTGACGATTAGTTTTTTGCCTTTTAGCTCGTCCACGCTTTTTATGACTGCGCCGTCAGGGCTAACTACGCCTAAGGATACTTTCATATACGGAAGTGCGAAATCAACGACTCTAGCACGCTCAGGGGTTTTGGTGAAATTTGCCAAAGTGATGTCGACTTTGTCGGCTACTAGCACTTCTACGCGGCCTGCTGCTTCTACGAGCTCAAATTTTACCTTGCTCTCGTCGCCTAGCAGATCCTTTGCGATGCGTTTGGCGAAATATATGTCGTAGCCTTGGTTTTTGCCCTCTTTATCGACGTAGCCAAACGGCGGTTTGTCGCTAAAAACGCCCACGCGCACGTATCCGCGCTCTTTGATTTTAGCCAAAGCGTCCGCTTCGGCAGCCTGCAAATTAGCCTGACCCGTTAGAAAGACGGCGGCGAATGTTGCCAAAAATGAAAACAGAAGTTTTCTCATTCTTTCTCCTTTAAAATAAAGTGCGCAAAATATACAAAAGCTTGGCTAAAATGCGACTAAATTTGTACTTTTTCGGACGACTGGCGCAGAGAATAATCAAATTTTGTTTAAAAACGTAACGCTAGATTTAAAATGGAGTGTAAAATTTACTCAATATAAATTTGCAAATTTAATTTTAAATTTAAGAAATGGCTAGCGGATCAAATTTGGGCCGGTTATTTTGAGTAAATTTGAGTTGCTTAAATGATAAAGGCGCAAGGTTTAAAAGCCAAATTTGACGAAAAGCTCTCAAATTTAGCGTAAAAACGTCAAATTTAAGCCGCTAAAACGAAAATAAATTTAAAAATTTCTTCGCGCGTTCGCTTTTTGGATGCGTGAAAAACGCCTCAGGTTTGCTCTCCTCGACGATTTTGCCCTCATCCATAAAGACTATACGATTCGCCACCGAGCGCGCAAAGCCCATCTCATGAGTTACGATTAGCATCGTCATGCCCTCTTTTGCGAGATTTATGACGACGTCCAGCACCTCGCGCACGATTTCGGGGTCTAGCGAGGCCGTTATCTCGTCAAACAGCATAATCTCGGGCCTCATGCAAAGCGCGCGCACGATGGCGATACGCTGCTTTTGCCCGCCGCTAAGCTCCTTTGGATAGGCGTATTTTTTGTGTTTTAGGCCTACTTTTTCTAGCCACGCCTCGGCCTCTTTTTCGACCTCTTCGCGGCTTCTTTTTTGCGCTTTTACCGGGCCTAGCACGATATTTTCGATGACGTTCATATGGTCAAACAGCTCGTAGTTTTGAAAAACCATGCCCACTTTTTGGCGGATTTTGATCCAGTCTTTGTAGTCTTTATCGATCTTTTCGCCGGCTATCTCTATCTGTCCGCCGTCAAATGGCTCAAGGCCGTTTATGCAGCGCAGAGTTGTGCTCTTGCCGCAGCCCGAGGGTCCTAGGATCACGACTACTTCGCCGTTTTTGACGCTAAGGTCGATGCCTTTTAGCACCTGCAAGTCGCCGTAAGATTTGCTTAAATTTGAGAGTTTTAAAATTTCGCTCATTTGATTCCTTATGCCCATCTGTTTTCAAGTATCTTGGATAGTTTTGAGATAGGATAGCAGATGAGAAAATATAATAAAAATATAAAGCCGTATATCCAAAACGGCACTGTCGGATTTGCCGTTAGGCTCGCGGTCTCGATCGTTTGCTGGCCGACTTTTAGCAGGTCGGGCACGCCGATGAGAGCGACGATCGGGGTGGTTTTGATGATACGACTTAGCAAATTTACGCCCGCAGGCACTAGGCGGCGCGTGGCTAACGGGATCACGACGTAAAGATAAATTTGAGTCTTGCTAAGCGCCAGAGCCGCCGCGCTTTCAAACTGATGCCGCGGTATCGAGACGATCGCGCCGCGCACGATATCCATCATCTCAAACACGCCCCACAAGCTAAATACGATGAGCGAGGCGTTAAATTTAGAGATATCAAGCCCAAACGCCTTGCTTGCACCGTAGTAAAACAAAAATAGCCAGACGATTTGAGGCATGATACGAACGATTTCTAGGCAAATTTTGAGCACGAAAAAGATAAATTTGTTTTTCGAGCTCATAGCCACGCCCAAAAACGTGCCTAAAACAAGGGAGATCGCGATCGAGATGGCCGAAATCTGCACGCTCATCCACAGCCCCTCGAAAATTAGCCGCTTTAAGACCAGCGGGTCGAATAAAATACTAACTCCGTCCAACTCTCATCCTTTTTTCAAGCCAAAATAACGCCAAAGATATCGGCAAAATGATAATCAAATAGCTAACTACGAGCATAAAAAGCGCCTCGTCGGTCATGTAGTAAAGCCCGATGATGTCCTTGGTCGCATAGACCAAGTCGGGTAGGGCGATGATGCTGATGACCGAGGTTTCTTTGATGAGAAAGATGACGTTAGCGGCAATAGAGGGGATCGAAACGCTAAAAGCCTGAGGCAAGATAACGTAGTGTAAAATTTGCCCCTGCGTGAGTGCGACGCTAAGCGCGGCCTCGATCTGCGTCTTTTTTACCGCCTCAAAACCAAGGCGAAAACTCTCCGCCATATAGCTGCCGCCCAGAAACGCAAGTCCCGCGACCGCGCAGGTAAAGGCGCTCAAATTTAGCCCGAATTTGCTAAGTCCGTAGTAGAGGAAAAAAAGCTGTATAAGCAGCGGCGTGTTTCTAGAAACCTCGATGTAGCCGTTTACGATAGGCGTTAGGAGCTTGACCTTGTAAAATTTAACCAGCGTGCAAAATATACCGATAACAAGCGAGAGCAAGATGCCGTAAAGCGAGAGCTTGACGGTGAAAATGCCCGCTTTTACAAACATCGGCGTAAATTCTTTTATAAACTCAAAATCCATAAATTTTTTAGCTTCTTTTTGATAATTTCGCGAGATTGTAGCGAAAGCAAACTAAATTTAAAACTAATTTTGTATGATTTATTTTAAAATTTAAGCTTGCAAAAGGTATCATAACCCCTAAATTTTGATAGAAATTATTTAAATAAAGGACGAATTTGAGAGCGTTTGCAGAGTGGGAAAAACAAGAGCTGATATTTTTATCGCTGCCGCACGAAAACACCGACTGGAAGCCGTATCTGGACGAAATTTTAGACGCTTACGAGAGGCTCGTGGCAGCTATCGTGCCGTTTCAAAAGGTCGTTTTGATCTGCCCTGAGGAGAGGATTTTTCGGGAGCGATTTGCGAAATTTGATAACGTGGAGTTCGTAAAAATCGATACCGATGATACGTGGATACGCGACTACGGCATGATAGACGTAGAGGACGGCGCTAAAATCGTCAGCTACGATTTTAAATTTAACGCTTGGGGCGGCAAATTTGAAAGCTCGAAAGATAACGCCGTAAATTTGGAGCTAGCTAAGCGTTTTAAAAGCGATTTGCGAAGTATCGATCTCGTGCTTGAGGGCGGCAGTATCGATTTTAACGGGCGCGGCACGCTGATAACGACGCAAAAGTGCCTACTAAACGACAACCGCAACTCTCATCTAAACAAAGATCAGATCGAAGCGCGGCTTAAAGAGCTTTTCGGCCTTGAGTGCGTGATATGGCTTAAAAACGGCTTTATAAAAGGCGACGACACCGACAGCCACGTCGATACTCTGGCGCGCTTTATCGCTGCTGACACCATAGCGTACGCCTCCTGCGACGATCCAGCCGACGAGCATTTTGATGAGCTTGCCTCGATGAAAAAAGAGCTTGAAAGCACGGGCTTTAAGCTCGTGCCGCTGCCGCTTCCGAAGGCTAAATTTTACGGCGGCAAGAGGCTTGGCTGCACGTATGCGAATTTTATCTTTATAAACGGCGCAGTTATCGTGCCGACGTATGGCGACGATAACGATAAAATCGCGCTCGAGCGAC of Campylobacter showae contains these proteins:
- a CDS encoding amino acid ABC transporter ATP-binding protein; protein product: MSEILKLSNLSKSYGDLQVLKGIDLSVKNGEVVVILGPSGCGKSTTLRCINGLEPFDGGQIEIAGEKIDKDYKDWIKIRQKVGMVFQNYELFDHMNVIENIVLGPVKAQKRSREEVEKEAEAWLEKVGLKHKKYAYPKELSGGQKQRIAIVRALCMRPEIMLFDEITASLDPEIVREVLDVVINLAKEGMTMLIVTHEMGFARSVANRIVFMDEGKIVEESKPEAFFTHPKSERAKKFLNLFSF
- a CDS encoding agmatine deiminase family protein yields the protein MRAFAEWEKQELIFLSLPHENTDWKPYLDEILDAYERLVAAIVPFQKVVLICPEERIFRERFAKFDNVEFVKIDTDDTWIRDYGMIDVEDGAKIVSYDFKFNAWGGKFESSKDNAVNLELAKRFKSDLRSIDLVLEGGSIDFNGRGTLITTQKCLLNDNRNSHLNKDQIEARLKELFGLECVIWLKNGFIKGDDTDSHVDTLARFIAADTIAYASCDDPADEHFDELASMKKELESTGFKLVPLPLPKAKFYGGKRLGCTYANFIFINGAVIVPTYGDDNDKIALERLARELPNHKIIGVDSLVFVRQNGSLHCSSQNRFLGARSVSEAESEI
- a CDS encoding amino acid ABC transporter permease, giving the protein MDFEFIKEFTPMFVKAGIFTVKLSLYGILLSLVIGIFCTLVKFYKVKLLTPIVNGYIEVSRNTPLLIQLFFLYYGLSKFGLNLSAFTCAVAGLAFLGGSYMAESFRLGFEAVKKTQIEAALSVALTQGQILHYVILPQAFSVSIPSIAANVIFLIKETSVISIIALPDLVYATKDIIGLYYMTDEALFMLVVSYLIIILPISLALFWLEKRMRVGRS
- a CDS encoding amino acid ABC transporter permease yields the protein MDGVSILFDPLVLKRLIFEGLWMSVQISAISIAISLVLGTFLGVAMSSKNKFIFFVLKICLEIVRIMPQIVWLFLFYYGASKAFGLDISKFNASLIVFSLWGVFEMMDIVRGAIVSIPRHQFESAAALALSKTQIYLYVVIPLATRRLVPAGVNLLSRIIKTTPIVALIGVPDLLKVGQQTIETASLTANPTVPFWIYGFIFLLYFLICYPISKLSKILENRWA
- a CDS encoding Wzz/FepE/Etk N-terminal domain-containing protein; the protein is MQSENLNDEIDLFELAKKMWGYKKFIFLVAGTTSLMAVLYASVTTPWYKVAALVETGYYKNDKGEEVLLANTAEVVQKLTVKYINLQKDVEGVEYRVQKISEEKNNKKFLNIEVVAVSNDIAKEQVNKIVGDLADEHRSILDAFLETKRVQLANIDRQINFLKNNTVVAKEQQMEYLKSIQIPRIDRQITYMREVTIPEAKRNISVIDNINIPSVETNIALNKQRLKAYEAKLEELQANKNIKMGENLILKQMLEQGFYSQITNLEQGIISLEQQKEVLLTQTKPNAQDRLDRLASVELENMQAEKDTIINDRLPTLQRELVNLQIEELNKLLDQRSLVELSLNPYNYQNTQIVSDIVVSRNPVKPKKAIIIAIAFLSSLMLSIFGVLVYDSIKNRINKEKEI
- a CDS encoding cysteine ABC transporter substrate-binding protein; the protein is MRKLLFSFLATFAAVFLTGQANLQAAEADALAKIKERGYVRVGVFSDKPPFGYVDKEGKNQGYDIYFAKRIAKDLLGDESKVKFELVEAAGRVEVLVADKVDITLANFTKTPERARVVDFALPYMKVSLGVVSPDGAVIKSVDELKGKKLIVNKGTTADAYFTKNHPDIELIKYDQNTETFAALVDKRGAALAHDNALLFAWAKENPGFTVGIEALGEVDVIAPAVKKGNKALLEWLNNEIVELGKENFFHKNYDATLKPIYGDSVNPESLVVEGGKL